A window of the Lagenorhynchus albirostris chromosome 1, mLagAlb1.1, whole genome shotgun sequence genome harbors these coding sequences:
- the PPP2R3C gene encoding serine/threonine-protein phosphatase 2A regulatory subunit B'' subunit gamma isoform X1 translates to MDWKEILRRRIATPNTGPNKKKSEQELKDEEMDLFTKYYSEWKGGRKNTNEFYKTIPRFYYRLPAEDEVLLQKLREESRAVFLQRKSRELLDNEELQNLWFLLDKHQTPPMIGEEAMINYENFLKVGEKAGPKCKQFFAAKVFAKLLHTDSYGRISIMQFFNYVMRKVWLHQTRIGLSLYDVAGQGYLRESDLENYILELIPTLPQLDGLEKSFYSFYVCTAVRKFFFFLDPLRTGKIKIQDILACSFLDDLLELRDEELSKESQETNWFSAPSALRVYGQYLNLDKDHNGMLSKEELSRYGTATMTNVFLDRVFQECLTYDGEMDYKTYLDFVLALENRKEPAALQYIFKLLDIENKGYLNVFSLNYFFRVVSENSMMSSEVEFDCILPDNHSAAAGVNAIQELMKIHGQDPVSFQDVKDEIFDMVKPKDPLKISLQDLINSNQGDTVTTILIDLNGFWTYENREALVANDNENSADLDDT, encoded by the exons aaaaaaaaagtgaacaagaattaaaagatgaagaaatggatttatttacCAAGTATTACTCAGAATGGAAAGGAGgtagaaaaaacacaaatgaattcTATAAGACCATTCCCCGGTTTTATTATAGG CTGCCAGCTGAAGATGAGGTCTTACTACAGAAATTAAGAGAAGAATCCAGAGCCGTCTTTCTGCAAAGGAAAAGCAGGGAACTGTTAGATAATGAAGAATTACAG AACTTATGGTTTTTGCTGGACAAGCACCAGACACCACCCATGATTGGAGAGGAAGCAATgattaattatgaaaattttttaaaggttggtGAAAAAGCTGGACCAAAGTGCAA gCAATTTTTCGCAGCAAAAGTCTTTGCTAAACTCCTTCATACAGATTCTTATGGAAGAATTTCCATCATGCAGTTCTTTAATTATGTCATGAGAAAAg TTTGGCTTCATCAAACAAGAATAGGCCTCAGTTTATATGATGTTGCTGGACAAGGGTATCTCCGGGAATCT gATTTAGAAAACTACATATTGGAACTTATCCCTACTTTGCCACAATTAGATGGGCTGGAAAAATCTTTTTACTCCTTTTATGTTTGTACAGCAGTTAGgaagttcttcttctttttagaCCCTCTAAGAACag GGAAGATAAAAATTCAAGATATTTTAGCATGCAGCTTCCTAGATGATTTATTAGag TTAAGGGATGAGGAACTGTCCAAGGAGAGTCAAGAAACAAATTGGTTTTCTGCTCCTTCTGCCCTACGGGTGTATG GCCAATATTTGAATCTTGATAAGGATCACAATGGCATGCTCAGTAAAGAAGAACTCTCCCGCTATGGAACAGCAACCATGACCAATGTCTTCTTAGACCGTGTTTTCCAGGAGTGTCTCACTTATGATGGAGAAATG gACTATAAGACCTACCTGGATTTTGTTCTTGCATTAGAAAACCGAAAAGAACCTGCAGCTCtgcaatatattttcaaattgctTGACATTGAGAACAAAGGATATCTGAATGTCTTTTcccttaattatttctttagg GTGGTCTCAGAGAATAGCATGATGAGCTCTGAAGTGGAATTTGATTGTATTTTACCTGATAATCATTCAGCTGCAGCAGGTGTAAAT GCCATACAAGAACTAATGAAAATCCATGGACAGGATCCTGTTTCATTTCAAGACGTCAag GATGAAATCTTTGACATGGTAAAACCAAAGGATCCTTTGAAAATCTCTCTTCAGGATTTAATCAACAGTAATCAAGGAGACACAGTCACCACCATTCTAATTGATCTGAATGGCTTCTGGACTTACGAGAATAGAGAAGCTCTTGTtgcaaatgataatgaaaactctGCAGACCTTGATGATACATGA
- the PPP2R3C gene encoding serine/threonine-protein phosphatase 2A regulatory subunit B'' subunit gamma isoform X2, which produces MDWKEILRRRIATPNTGPNKKKSEQELKDEEMDLFTKYYSEWKGGRKNTNEFYKTIPRFYYRLPAEDEVLLQKLREESRAVFLQRKSRELLDNEELQNLWFLLDKHQTPPMIGEEAMINYENFLKVGEKAGPKCKQFFAAKVFAKLLHTDSYGRISIMQFFNYVMRKVWLHQTRIGLSLYDVAGQGYLRESDLENYILELIPTLPQLDGLEKSFYSFYVCTAVRKFFFFLDPLRTGKIKIQDILACSFLDDLLELRDEELSKESQETNWFSAPSALRVYGQYLNLDKDHNGMLSKEELSRYGTATMTNVFLDRVFQECLTYDGEMDYKTYLDFVLALENRKEPAALQYIFKLLDIENKGYLNVFSLNYFFRAIQELMKIHGQDPVSFQDVKDEIFDMVKPKDPLKISLQDLINSNQGDTVTTILIDLNGFWTYENREALVANDNENSADLDDT; this is translated from the exons aaaaaaaaagtgaacaagaattaaaagatgaagaaatggatttatttacCAAGTATTACTCAGAATGGAAAGGAGgtagaaaaaacacaaatgaattcTATAAGACCATTCCCCGGTTTTATTATAGG CTGCCAGCTGAAGATGAGGTCTTACTACAGAAATTAAGAGAAGAATCCAGAGCCGTCTTTCTGCAAAGGAAAAGCAGGGAACTGTTAGATAATGAAGAATTACAG AACTTATGGTTTTTGCTGGACAAGCACCAGACACCACCCATGATTGGAGAGGAAGCAATgattaattatgaaaattttttaaaggttggtGAAAAAGCTGGACCAAAGTGCAA gCAATTTTTCGCAGCAAAAGTCTTTGCTAAACTCCTTCATACAGATTCTTATGGAAGAATTTCCATCATGCAGTTCTTTAATTATGTCATGAGAAAAg TTTGGCTTCATCAAACAAGAATAGGCCTCAGTTTATATGATGTTGCTGGACAAGGGTATCTCCGGGAATCT gATTTAGAAAACTACATATTGGAACTTATCCCTACTTTGCCACAATTAGATGGGCTGGAAAAATCTTTTTACTCCTTTTATGTTTGTACAGCAGTTAGgaagttcttcttctttttagaCCCTCTAAGAACag GGAAGATAAAAATTCAAGATATTTTAGCATGCAGCTTCCTAGATGATTTATTAGag TTAAGGGATGAGGAACTGTCCAAGGAGAGTCAAGAAACAAATTGGTTTTCTGCTCCTTCTGCCCTACGGGTGTATG GCCAATATTTGAATCTTGATAAGGATCACAATGGCATGCTCAGTAAAGAAGAACTCTCCCGCTATGGAACAGCAACCATGACCAATGTCTTCTTAGACCGTGTTTTCCAGGAGTGTCTCACTTATGATGGAGAAATG gACTATAAGACCTACCTGGATTTTGTTCTTGCATTAGAAAACCGAAAAGAACCTGCAGCTCtgcaatatattttcaaattgctTGACATTGAGAACAAAGGATATCTGAATGTCTTTTcccttaattatttctttagg GCCATACAAGAACTAATGAAAATCCATGGACAGGATCCTGTTTCATTTCAAGACGTCAag GATGAAATCTTTGACATGGTAAAACCAAAGGATCCTTTGAAAATCTCTCTTCAGGATTTAATCAACAGTAATCAAGGAGACACAGTCACCACCATTCTAATTGATCTGAATGGCTTCTGGACTTACGAGAATAGAGAAGCTCTTGTtgcaaatgataatgaaaactctGCAGACCTTGATGATACATGA
- the PPP2R3C gene encoding serine/threonine-protein phosphatase 2A regulatory subunit B'' subunit gamma isoform X3, whose product MIGEEAMINYENFLKVGEKAGPKCKQFFAAKVFAKLLHTDSYGRISIMQFFNYVMRKVWLHQTRIGLSLYDVAGQGYLRESDLENYILELIPTLPQLDGLEKSFYSFYVCTAVRKFFFFLDPLRTGKIKIQDILACSFLDDLLELRDEELSKESQETNWFSAPSALRVYGQYLNLDKDHNGMLSKEELSRYGTATMTNVFLDRVFQECLTYDGEMDYKTYLDFVLALENRKEPAALQYIFKLLDIENKGYLNVFSLNYFFRVVSENSMMSSEVEFDCILPDNHSAAAGVNAIQELMKIHGQDPVSFQDVKDEIFDMVKPKDPLKISLQDLINSNQGDTVTTILIDLNGFWTYENREALVANDNENSADLDDT is encoded by the exons ATGATTGGAGAGGAAGCAATgattaattatgaaaattttttaaaggttggtGAAAAAGCTGGACCAAAGTGCAA gCAATTTTTCGCAGCAAAAGTCTTTGCTAAACTCCTTCATACAGATTCTTATGGAAGAATTTCCATCATGCAGTTCTTTAATTATGTCATGAGAAAAg TTTGGCTTCATCAAACAAGAATAGGCCTCAGTTTATATGATGTTGCTGGACAAGGGTATCTCCGGGAATCT gATTTAGAAAACTACATATTGGAACTTATCCCTACTTTGCCACAATTAGATGGGCTGGAAAAATCTTTTTACTCCTTTTATGTTTGTACAGCAGTTAGgaagttcttcttctttttagaCCCTCTAAGAACag GGAAGATAAAAATTCAAGATATTTTAGCATGCAGCTTCCTAGATGATTTATTAGag TTAAGGGATGAGGAACTGTCCAAGGAGAGTCAAGAAACAAATTGGTTTTCTGCTCCTTCTGCCCTACGGGTGTATG GCCAATATTTGAATCTTGATAAGGATCACAATGGCATGCTCAGTAAAGAAGAACTCTCCCGCTATGGAACAGCAACCATGACCAATGTCTTCTTAGACCGTGTTTTCCAGGAGTGTCTCACTTATGATGGAGAAATG gACTATAAGACCTACCTGGATTTTGTTCTTGCATTAGAAAACCGAAAAGAACCTGCAGCTCtgcaatatattttcaaattgctTGACATTGAGAACAAAGGATATCTGAATGTCTTTTcccttaattatttctttagg GTGGTCTCAGAGAATAGCATGATGAGCTCTGAAGTGGAATTTGATTGTATTTTACCTGATAATCATTCAGCTGCAGCAGGTGTAAAT GCCATACAAGAACTAATGAAAATCCATGGACAGGATCCTGTTTCATTTCAAGACGTCAag GATGAAATCTTTGACATGGTAAAACCAAAGGATCCTTTGAAAATCTCTCTTCAGGATTTAATCAACAGTAATCAAGGAGACACAGTCACCACCATTCTAATTGATCTGAATGGCTTCTGGACTTACGAGAATAGAGAAGCTCTTGTtgcaaatgataatgaaaactctGCAGACCTTGATGATACATGA